In Pseudomonadota bacterium, the genomic window AAGAAAAAGGTATTCGAAACATTACACAAAGGTATCGACATCTTTCTCGACATTGATGTGAAAGGGGCAATCAGTGTGAAAAAGAAATGTCCTGATGCATGCCTCATATTTGTCGAGCCCTCATCAAAAGAAGAACTGGTAAAAAGACTTTCTTTAAGAGGGGAAAAGGAGATTGATTCAAGGATGATAATCGTAGAAGAAGAGATTGAAAAAAAACGTTTATTCGAGTATAATATCATAAATGATAAACTCGACAGGGCCTATAAAGACTTTAAGAATGTTATAGAAAGAGTGAGGAGGAAAACTCATGGCAAGAATAACTGTTGAAGATTGCATGGACACAGTAGAAAATCGTTTTGAGCTTGTTCACCTGGCTGCAAAGAGAGCCAAACAACTAATAAAAGGGTCAAAACCCCTTGTAAAGTCCACAAATAAAGAGATTGTAACGGCATTAAGGGAGATTGCAGAAAAGCTTGTCTCTTTCGAAAAAAAGGAAGCCCTGGATAACCAGGAAGTGGCCTATCAACTATCCAATTTTGCCCCTTGACTGACAACAATCCTTCCTGGCCTTACTTTGCCCTGCTTTGTCCTGCTTTAGCAGGCTAAAATCTATAAATTTTTAAACCCCAGTTTAAAACAACAAAAAATATGTTCGTCTTTTGATTTAAGTCAAGGATTATCCCTTTTAT contains:
- the gmk gene encoding guanylate kinase, which codes for MKRQTEIPNRKGQLFVVSGPSGAGKTTLIDKFLKEDSNSAFSISYTTRLKREQEVDGKDYYFVDTETFKEMIKKEHFLEWEHVYDYLYGTPKKKVFETLHKGIDIFLDIDVKGAISVKKKCPDACLIFVEPSSKEELVKRLSLRGEKEIDSRMIIVEEEIEKKRLFEYNIINDKLDRAYKDFKNVIERVRRKTHGKNNC
- the rpoZ gene encoding DNA-directed RNA polymerase subunit omega, with amino-acid sequence MARITVEDCMDTVENRFELVHLAAKRAKQLIKGSKPLVKSTNKEIVTALREIAEKLVSFEKKEALDNQEVAYQLSNFAP